In the Cyprinus carpio isolate SPL01 unplaced genomic scaffold, ASM1834038v1 S000000171, whole genome shotgun sequence genome, one interval contains:
- the LOC109074031 gene encoding uncharacterized protein LOC109074031, with translation MLSFVQDSHLGVPEDDIWKSSGMASPAKVQKDGDDAVEGFIHDVSPRKQSRNSSSFFTAVLQSARHEYHRVVVFAMDKQSVFSQAEKNGNAVKLLNVRRSLSFSDPDGYDVLCSRATKVEVTRLPFLRHSPPGCKRMSVAEVKALGPKQKVGEVRGKVRVHSSLSRMVTVRGSDVELKEVVICDGTGEISVTLWDSYVNQAEGGKSYAFKNLCTRERDGSIRLCTGPGSTIEQIADLGSSTRGRWRGGGRIKGAFQRHFKGHRRRDSAKVFQLSV, from the exons ATGTTGTCATTTGTGCAAGACAGCCATCTTGGAGTGCCAGAAGACGACATCTGGAAAAGCAGCGGAATGGCCAGTCCAGCAAAAGTGCAAAAAGACGGCGATGACGCGGTGGAAGGGTTCATCCATGACGTGTCACCGAGAAAGCAATCTAGAAACAGCTCTTCGTTTTTCACAGCCGTTCTACAAAGCGCTCGACATGAATACCATAGAGTGGTCGTTTTTGCGATGGACAAGCAATCCGTTTTCAGTCAGGCTGAAAAGAACGGCAACGCAGTTAAACTGCTGAACGTCAGGCGCAGCTTAA GCTTCTCTGATCCGGACGGATACGACGTTTTATGCTCCCGTGCGACCAAAGTGGAGGTTACCAGGCTGCCGTTTCTGCGTCACTCGCCGCCAGGCTGCAAAAGGATGAGTGTAGCGGAGGTGAAGGCTCTTGGCCCAAAGCAGAAG GTAGGAGAGGTCCGTGGGAAGGTTCGAGTACACAGTTCCTTAAGCAGAATGGTGACGGTCCGAGGCTCGGACGTTGAGCTCAAAGAAGTAGTAATCTGCGATGGGACGGGCGAGATCAGCGTGACGTTGTGGGACAGCTACGTTAACCAGGCTGAGGGCGGCAAGTCGTATGCATTTAAGAACTTGTGTACGAGAGAAAGAGATGGGAGCATCCGTCTGTGTACCGGCCCGGGAAGCACCATCGAGCAGATCGCAGATTTGGGAAGTTCCACACGGGGAAGGTGGCGAGGAGGAGGACGGATCAAAGGCGCTTTTCAGCGCCACTTTAAAGGGCATCGACGTCGTGATTCAGCGAAAGTGTTCCAGCTGTCAGTTTAA